Proteins encoded by one window of Clostridium bornimense:
- a CDS encoding N-acetylmuramoyl-L-alanine amidase family protein, whose protein sequence is MSRKSKLSAKEQKKRRIRRRVTIRLTVLFFAIIGVISTFNFIFQQGKNFVTYVFSEEEVENAEDIALASVDDDKFTICIDPGHGSHDEGTKSASGVKEKDINLKVALKLGKMLEKEDVKVIYTRKSDNLSWTGDEIEDLKERVNISNRAKSDVFISIHCNGGEDETYNGIETWCRYPNTDGAKLAELVQAKLNALNYSPGRGIKYESDGELAVLKNNNAAAILVEIGFLTNSDDLEYLKSSIGQENIAAAIADSVMEYKQENFDNDTESE, encoded by the coding sequence ATGTCAAGAAAAAGTAAATTATCTGCAAAAGAACAGAAAAAACGAAGGATAAGAAGAAGGGTTACTATAAGGTTAACTGTACTCTTTTTTGCTATTATTGGAGTTATAAGTACTTTTAATTTTATTTTCCAACAAGGAAAGAATTTTGTTACATATGTATTTAGTGAAGAGGAGGTGGAGAACGCTGAAGATATAGCATTAGCAAGCGTAGATGATGATAAATTTACCATATGTATAGATCCTGGTCATGGAAGTCATGATGAAGGTACGAAAAGTGCTTCTGGTGTAAAGGAGAAGGATATAAATTTAAAAGTTGCACTAAAGCTTGGAAAGATGCTGGAAAAAGAAGATGTTAAAGTAATATATACTAGAAAAAGTGATAATTTATCTTGGACTGGAGATGAGATTGAGGATCTTAAAGAAAGAGTAAATATATCTAATAGAGCTAAATCGGATGTTTTTATATCTATTCATTGTAATGGAGGGGAAGATGAAACTTATAATGGTATAGAAACTTGGTGTAGATATCCTAATACAGATGGAGCAAAGTTAGCGGAATTAGTACAAGCTAAGTTAAATGCTTTAAATTATAGTCCTGGTAGAGGGATAAAATATGAAAGTGATGGAGAATTAGCAGTATTAAAAAATAATAATGCAGCGGCAATTCTAGTTGAAATAGGATTTCTCACTAATAGTGATGATTTAGAGTATTTGAAATCTAGTATTGGTCAGGAAAATATAGCGGCAGCTATAGCTGATAGTGTTATGGAATATAAGCAAGAAAACTTTGATAATGATACAGAAAGTGAATAA
- a CDS encoding stage V sporulation protein S yields MEVLKVSAKSQPKSVAGALSAVLRENVSAEVQAVGAGAVNQAVKALAITRGFVAPNGIDLVVIPAFSEITIDGEERTAIRFIVESR; encoded by the coding sequence ATGGAAGTATTAAAAGTATCAGCAAAATCACAACCCAAGTCTGTAGCAGGAGCATTATCAGCAGTATTAAGAGAAAACGTATCTGCAGAAGTGCAAGCTGTAGGAGCAGGAGCTGTAAATCAAGCTGTAAAAGCATTAGCAATTACAAGAGGATTTGTTGCACCAAATGGAATAGACCTAGTAGTAATTCCTGCTTTTTCTGAAATTACTATTGATGGTGAGGAGAGGACTGCCATTAGATTTATAGTTGAATCTAGATAA
- a CDS encoding sensor histidine kinase: MKLVVQVIASISLMYISLISLVPFKINKKYLMYTLFISLVAVVPLKLQVESLGIIVLTFIQIIFVYFHNRNIFTSVFFTLMAVVVMIISDYILSFLCLKLVHIEVARYDGYSLERYFFLYLITVIIILILSRMVKLTITKYWDVLTAKFDRSFAILMIAIVFLTLLIIYSNVILANKIGVGGTVIEFNNILFISYFVLLLVILFTMIKTITKEMEYRNKKEQLRNLQDYTNSLEEVYTDMRKFRHDYINILSSIVGYIEENNMNGLKNHFYKNIMPLGEGIKNNSFRIGLLKNIEVVELKGLLSSKIIRAQGKGIDVFVDISDKINNISMDIIDMVRVIGILLDNAIEAAEVCEKPIIKLGIIKKKQSILIVIINSCIENTPPVYKVFEKGFSTKGKGRGMGLSNVRDILNKSSNIFLDTTINNGEFIQKLEIENIK, encoded by the coding sequence ATGAAATTAGTAGTACAAGTAATTGCATCAATATCTTTAATGTATATTTCATTAATATCTTTAGTACCATTTAAAATTAATAAGAAGTATTTAATGTATACTTTATTTATAAGTTTAGTAGCAGTTGTCCCATTAAAGCTTCAAGTTGAATCTTTAGGGATAATAGTTTTAACATTTATACAAATAATATTCGTATATTTTCACAATCGAAATATATTTACTAGTGTATTCTTTACATTGATGGCTGTAGTTGTAATGATAATTAGTGACTATATTTTAAGTTTTTTATGTTTAAAATTAGTACATATTGAAGTTGCAAGATATGATGGATATTCTTTAGAAAGGTATTTCTTTTTATATTTAATAACAGTAATTATTATATTAATATTAAGCAGAATGGTTAAACTAACTATTACAAAATATTGGGATGTGTTAACTGCTAAGTTTGATAGAAGTTTTGCAATACTTATGATAGCAATTGTATTTTTAACTTTGTTAATTATTTATTCTAATGTTATTTTAGCTAACAAAATAGGAGTTGGAGGTACTGTAATAGAATTTAATAATATATTATTTATCTCATATTTTGTTTTATTACTTGTCATATTATTCACTATGATAAAAACGATAACAAAAGAAATGGAATATAGAAATAAGAAAGAACAATTGCGAAATTTGCAAGACTATACCAATAGCCTAGAAGAAGTATATACAGATATGAGAAAGTTCAGGCATGACTATATAAATATATTATCGTCTATAGTTGGGTATATAGAAGAAAACAATATGAATGGATTAAAAAACCATTTTTATAAAAATATAATGCCATTAGGAGAAGGAATAAAGAATAATAGTTTTAGAATAGGATTACTTAAAAATATAGAAGTAGTAGAATTGAAAGGATTATTATCTTCAAAAATTATAAGGGCTCAGGGTAAAGGAATAGATGTATTTGTAGATATATCTGATAAAATAAATAATATATCTATGGATATCATAGATATGGTTAGAGTAATTGGAATCTTGCTTGATAATGCTATCGAGGCTGCAGAGGTATGTGAGAAACCTATTATAAAATTAGGAATAATAAAAAAGAAGCAATCTATTCTTATTGTAATAATTAATAGTTGTATTGAAAATACTCCACCAGTATATAAGGTATTTGAAAAAGGGTTTTCAACAAAAGGAAAAGGTAGAGGAATGGGGCTTAGTAATGTGAGAGATATTTTAAATAAGTCATCTAATATTTTTTTAGATACAACTATAAATAATGGAGAGTTTATACAGAAGTTGGAAATAGAAAATATAAAATAG
- a CDS encoding LytR/AlgR family response regulator transcription factor: MLKIFLCEDNSNQRNTISKLINNLIEKENFDMDLTLSTPCPQDIIDYLKNNKTTGLYFLDVDLNSTINGIELAQIIRKYDPVGFIVFITTHEEMSYLTFTYKVEAMDYIVKNNYPFIENRILQCLELANERYTFRSDTPKSNFILKSGDKIINVEPSKITFFETSNTIHKIILHTLDSQIEFYAQLKDITKLVDQRFYRCHKSFLVNTENIENIDTTSRIITMINGEQCPISVKYLKQFKKTAIQK, encoded by the coding sequence TTGCTTAAAATATTCTTATGCGAGGATAATTCTAATCAAAGAAATACAATATCTAAATTAATCAACAATTTGATTGAAAAAGAAAATTTTGATATGGATTTAACTCTTTCAACACCATGCCCTCAAGATATAATAGATTACTTAAAAAATAATAAAACAACTGGATTATATTTTCTTGACGTAGATTTAAATTCTACAATTAATGGTATTGAGCTCGCTCAAATTATTAGAAAGTATGATCCTGTAGGATTTATTGTATTTATAACTACTCATGAAGAAATGAGTTATCTTACTTTTACATATAAAGTTGAGGCCATGGATTATATAGTTAAAAATAATTATCCATTTATAGAAAATCGCATTTTACAATGCTTAGAATTGGCTAATGAAAGGTATACTTTTAGAAGTGATACCCCTAAATCCAATTTTATATTAAAATCTGGTGATAAGATAATTAATGTTGAGCCTTCAAAAATAACTTTCTTTGAAACCTCAAATACTATACATAAAATAATACTTCATACATTAGATAGTCAAATAGAATTTTATGCTCAACTAAAAGATATTACGAAGCTTGTAGATCAACGCTTTTATAGATGTCATAAATCTTTTTTAGTGAATACAGAGAATATTGAAAATATTGATACTACATCTCGTATTATTACTATGATAAATGGCGAACAATGCCCTATATCAGTAAAGTACTTAAAGCAATTTAAAAAGACGGCAATACAAAAGTAA
- the acpP gene encoding acyl carrier protein has translation MIFDKVKAIIVDQLGVEENEVKLESSFVDDLGADSLDVVELVMAIENEFEIEISDEDYDKVSSVGDVVEYIRERVEG, from the coding sequence ATGATATTTGATAAAGTTAAGGCTATAATTGTTGATCAATTAGGTGTAGAAGAAAATGAGGTAAAATTAGAATCTTCTTTTGTAGATGATCTAGGTGCAGATTCATTAGATGTAGTTGAATTAGTAATGGCTATTGAAAATGAATTTGAAATAGAAATATCTGATGAAGACTACGATAAAGTAAGTAGTGTTGGAGATGTAGTTGAATACATAAGAGAACGCGTAGAAGGTTAA
- a CDS encoding alpha-amylase family glycosyl hydrolase, whose product MGSMKKKNLNKFISLFTAIVLFITLLPYKGNVSAEETDKISMLQVEINGVKETMKVYQNGIYETSVDGTGSDVKYTVIKDGETVTSKSVTADKDSKVYIRYSSKDDEVYDSVNDKDSFKSCGTLVGGIESFIVDGQTWKQDDANMDMEYIGGGFYKRTFDVKPGATGKMEYKVSYGHIWSNGEIGSNASITLTGKETKLTVIGNYLDNYVMAYSDLDENNLNVVYSLIGGARGGDDAWNPATKGYEFTNLSQDGKLVYSKYYDAGTYEYKAVGDYAWDDALTLPSAGSNGKFTVPEGGAFVVFVIDPVAHKMYNSIENKDTVLVALGLKTGTVEEEPEVVKSQVNANGTITFKYENKDADSVYVVGNFTNWSDGKVALDVDNNGVWSYTTRLGDEAREIEYKFIVDGDWIVDPTNSDTTADGNSLISFPAYKGRKVVLAGDIQTALGESGSWNPAGGLKSTMTYVGNGVYELSGDLKAGTYLYKVAMGDWGENYGANAEKDGKNISITVPEDMNVKFTYNDDSHVIVNSLEYSPIEMSLKDGDTIVGSLEDKLLDGRYSIDVTLDKGSYSNYKIVLKDKEVDVPTFTVANKKVVTISYDPTLDLAYTNAADIKVKTKELYYNSRSTDYKEPYGALADNETATFKIKTGDDVTKVQLVVQGDNGVEYVDLTKGKNNMWSGKYKATEIGIYKYFFLVSNGEDTKVYGDDDTYFGEGKGGEPGTVKPYEVNVYKSDYKTPDWMKNGIMYQIFPDRFFNGDTSNDYAQTTGRGETKYTFPTDWYSMPDNPNCDEDGDGEWSNDLFGGDLKGIEEKLDYLQSLGVSIVYINPINASISNHRYDISDYEAVDAILGNLDDFTSLIKAANKRDMKVILDGVFNHVSDDSVYFDRYGKYKAAGQPLGAYQYWSKVYDIMNEKSVSQEEAIKAAEAEFKAEGITDFTYSEWFKIYNEKAGDHYRYEGWNGFDSMPIIQSLDGSELNVKSWAEDIISDEDSVTNLWLDRGTSGWRLDVADEVSDETWRAFRDAVKEAGEDNVVIGEIWTDASKYLLGDMYDSVMNYRFRGSVLGYVGGSKTADLAMNELEKMREQYPEEAFQAMMNLVGSHDKPRVLSALDGVDDSDQSRHVGEASEAARSKMNLIPFFQMTYPGTPTIYYGDELGMVGAADPDNRRGMIWGKGDKELVERYATLAAVRNAYSALRTGDINSISTGNDSVIAYERFDKDNEILVLMNNSTKSQKVTIDLKNIDAKKLYDALDEDSVYEIEDGKITVKVPAMDGLILVKKFQKLNLNLDGLKDGYDSSAIVAERTGYVEPTDPSEPVDPSEPTNPSNPTDTSNNGSSTDNNGGSSSNNETGENGSKNNVNKNNATVLSKTGGLGVTVIVGAAILIVLVGVVLIKRKKKTS is encoded by the coding sequence ATGGGAAGTATGAAAAAGAAAAATTTGAACAAATTTATTAGTTTATTTACTGCAATAGTGCTTTTTATTACGTTATTACCTTATAAAGGGAATGTTTCTGCTGAAGAAACTGATAAAATTTCAATGTTACAAGTTGAAATTAATGGCGTAAAAGAAACAATGAAAGTATATCAAAATGGTATTTATGAAACTTCTGTTGATGGTACTGGAAGTGATGTGAAATATACTGTTATAAAGGATGGCGAAACAGTAACATCTAAATCAGTAACAGCTGATAAAGACAGTAAAGTATATATAAGATACAGCAGTAAAGATGATGAGGTCTATGATTCAGTGAATGATAAAGATTCATTTAAATCTTGCGGAACATTAGTTGGTGGAATAGAATCATTTATTGTTGATGGACAAACATGGAAGCAAGATGATGCTAACATGGATATGGAATACATAGGTGGGGGATTTTATAAGAGAACTTTTGATGTAAAGCCAGGAGCAACTGGTAAAATGGAGTATAAAGTTTCTTATGGACATATATGGAGCAACGGTGAAATAGGTTCAAATGCTAGTATTACTTTAACAGGAAAAGAAACTAAGCTAACAGTGATAGGAAATTATTTAGATAATTATGTAATGGCATATAGTGATTTAGATGAGAACAATCTTAATGTTGTATATTCATTGATTGGTGGTGCAAGAGGAGGAGATGATGCATGGAATCCTGCTACTAAAGGTTATGAGTTTACAAATCTAAGTCAAGACGGAAAATTAGTGTATAGTAAATACTATGATGCTGGGACATATGAATATAAAGCAGTCGGTGATTATGCATGGGATGACGCATTAACATTACCAAGTGCAGGTTCTAATGGTAAATTTACAGTACCAGAAGGTGGTGCTTTTGTAGTATTTGTAATAGATCCTGTAGCACATAAGATGTACAATTCTATAGAGAATAAAGATACTGTTTTAGTAGCATTAGGGTTAAAAACAGGTACTGTAGAAGAAGAGCCAGAAGTGGTTAAATCTCAAGTTAATGCCAATGGTACAATAACATTTAAATATGAAAATAAAGATGCAGATTCTGTATATGTAGTAGGTAATTTTACTAACTGGTCAGATGGTAAAGTTGCTTTAGATGTAGATAATAATGGTGTATGGTCTTATACAACTAGACTTGGTGATGAAGCAAGAGAAATTGAGTATAAGTTTATAGTAGATGGAGATTGGATAGTTGATCCAACTAATAGCGATACAACTGCAGATGGAAATTCTTTAATCAGTTTTCCAGCATATAAAGGTAGAAAAGTAGTATTAGCTGGTGATATCCAAACAGCGTTGGGTGAATCAGGATCTTGGAATCCAGCTGGTGGATTAAAATCAACTATGACTTATGTAGGAAATGGTGTTTATGAATTAAGTGGTGATTTAAAAGCAGGTACTTATCTTTATAAAGTTGCTATGGGTGACTGGGGAGAAAATTATGGAGCCAATGCAGAAAAAGATGGAAAGAATATTTCTATAACAGTGCCAGAAGATATGAATGTTAAGTTTACGTATAATGATGATTCTCATGTAATAGTAAATTCTTTAGAGTATAGTCCTATTGAAATGAGTTTAAAAGATGGAGACACTATTGTAGGTTCATTAGAGGATAAATTACTTGATGGTAGATATTCAATAGATGTAACTTTAGACAAAGGTAGTTATAGTAATTACAAAATAGTTTTAAAGGATAAAGAAGTAGATGTGCCAACATTTACTGTAGCTAATAAAAAAGTTGTTACAATTTCTTATGATCCAACTTTAGATTTAGCATATACTAATGCAGCAGATATAAAGGTTAAAACTAAGGAACTTTATTATAATTCTAGAAGTACAGATTATAAAGAGCCATATGGAGCATTAGCAGATAATGAAACTGCAACATTTAAAATAAAAACTGGTGATGATGTAACTAAGGTTCAATTAGTGGTACAAGGTGATAATGGTGTTGAATATGTTGATCTAACTAAGGGTAAGAACAACATGTGGAGTGGAAAATATAAAGCTACTGAGATAGGTATTTATAAGTATTTCTTCTTAGTGTCAAATGGTGAAGATACTAAAGTATATGGTGATGATGATACTTACTTTGGAGAAGGAAAAGGTGGAGAACCTGGAACTGTTAAACCATATGAAGTTAATGTATATAAATCAGATTATAAGACTCCAGATTGGATGAAGAACGGAATAATGTATCAAATATTCCCAGATAGATTCTTTAATGGAGATACTAGTAATGATTATGCACAAACTACAGGAAGAGGAGAAACTAAATATACATTCCCAACAGATTGGTATAGCATGCCAGATAATCCTAACTGTGATGAAGATGGGGATGGAGAATGGAGTAATGATTTATTTGGCGGAGATTTAAAAGGTATAGAGGAAAAACTAGATTATTTACAATCTTTGGGTGTTAGCATTGTATATATAAACCCAATCAATGCATCAATTTCAAATCATAGATATGACATAAGTGATTATGAAGCTGTAGATGCAATACTTGGTAATTTAGATGACTTTACTAGTCTTATAAAGGCAGCTAATAAGAGAGATATGAAAGTAATATTAGATGGTGTATTTAATCACGTTTCTGATGATTCTGTATATTTTGATAGATATGGAAAATACAAAGCAGCAGGACAACCATTAGGTGCATATCAATATTGGTCAAAAGTATATGATATAATGAATGAAAAATCTGTATCTCAAGAAGAAGCAATTAAAGCTGCAGAAGCAGAATTTAAAGCAGAAGGAATAACTGACTTTACTTATAGTGAATGGTTCAAAATATACAATGAAAAAGCTGGTGATCATTATAGATATGAAGGATGGAATGGATTCGATTCAATGCCAATAATTCAATCTTTAGATGGATCAGAATTAAATGTTAAGTCTTGGGCTGAAGATATTATATCTGATGAAGATTCTGTAACTAATTTATGGCTAGATAGAGGTACTAGTGGATGGAGATTAGATGTTGCTGATGAAGTTTCAGATGAAACTTGGAGAGCATTTAGAGATGCTGTAAAAGAAGCTGGAGAAGATAATGTTGTTATTGGAGAAATATGGACAGATGCTTCTAAGTATCTTTTAGGCGATATGTATGATTCTGTTATGAACTATAGATTTAGAGGCTCAGTGTTAGGTTATGTTGGTGGAAGTAAGACAGCTGATTTAGCAATGAATGAACTTGAAAAGATGAGAGAACAATATCCAGAAGAAGCATTCCAAGCAATGATGAATTTAGTAGGTTCTCATGATAAGCCAAGAGTACTTTCTGCTCTTGATGGAGTAGACGATAGTGATCAATCTAGACATGTTGGTGAAGCTTCAGAAGCTGCAAGAAGTAAAATGAATTTAATACCATTCTTCCAAATGACTTATCCAGGAACTCCAACTATTTACTATGGTGATGAACTTGGTATGGTAGGAGCTGCTGACCCAGATAATAGAAGAGGTATGATTTGGGGTAAAGGTGATAAGGAATTAGTTGAAAGATATGCAACTTTAGCTGCAGTTAGAAATGCTTATTCAGCATTAAGAACAGGAGATATTAATTCAATAAGTACAGGAAATGATTCAGTAATTGCTTATGAAAGATTTGATAAAGATAATGAAATTTTAGTACTTATGAACAATAGTACTAAGTCTCAAAAAGTTACAATAGATCTTAAGAATATAGATGCTAAGAAATTATATGATGCTTTAGATGAAGATTCTGTTTATGAAATCGAAGATGGTAAGATAACAGTTAAAGTTCCGGCAATGGATGGATTAATCTTAGTTAAGAAATTCCAAAAACTAAATCTTAACTTAGATGGATTAAAAGATGGATATGATAGTTCAGCTATAGTAGCAGAAAGAACTGGTTATGTTGAACCAACAGATCCAAGCGAGCCAGTAGATCCATCTGAACCAACAAATCCAAGCAATCCAACAGATACATCGAATAATGGAAGCTCAACAGATAACAATGGAGGTTCCTCAAGTAATAATGAAACAGGAGAGAATGGATCTAAAAATAATGTAAATAAAAACAATGCTACAGTACTAAGTAAAACAGGGGGACTTGGTGTTACAGTTATAGTAGGTGCAGCAATATTGATAGTATTAGTAGGAGTTGTACTGATTAAAAGAAAAAAGAAAACTTCATAA
- the rnc gene encoding ribonuclease III, which translates to MDKKILIEELSKRLKIEFNNRHLLLEAITHSSYAKPKIKVEYNERLEFLGDAVLQVVISDYLYNKYKEKKEGELSKLRSLIVCENSLYKIATKWDLGKFIRMSKGEELTGGRHRVSILADAVEAIIAAIYLDRGMEIVRGFVLENFEEIINLATENKIIMDYKSKLQEYYQQLGDSEIVYDTIRFEGPPHRRKFFVKVLVNNEIEGYGEGYSKKEGEQKAAKDLLNHLEVIDEK; encoded by the coding sequence ATGGATAAAAAAATACTAATAGAAGAGTTGAGTAAGAGATTAAAAATAGAATTTAATAACAGACATTTGCTTTTAGAAGCAATTACACACTCATCATATGCTAAACCAAAGATAAAAGTAGAATATAATGAGAGATTGGAGTTCTTAGGAGATGCTGTATTACAAGTTGTAATATCAGATTATTTATATAATAAATATAAAGAAAAAAAAGAAGGAGAATTATCTAAGCTACGTTCTTTGATAGTTTGTGAAAATTCTTTATATAAAATAGCTACTAAGTGGGATTTAGGAAAATTCATAAGAATGAGTAAAGGTGAAGAACTTACTGGTGGTAGACACAGAGTTTCTATTTTAGCTGATGCTGTGGAAGCTATAATAGCTGCTATATATTTAGACAGAGGTATGGAAATAGTAAGAGGATTTGTCTTAGAAAATTTTGAAGAAATAATTAATTTAGCTACAGAGAATAAGATAATTATGGATTATAAATCAAAATTACAAGAATATTATCAGCAGTTAGGAGATTCAGAAATAGTATATGATACTATAAGATTTGAAGGTCCACCTCATAGAAGAAAGTTTTTTGTTAAAGTGTTAGTTAACAATGAAATAGAGGGTTATGGAGAAGGATACTCTAAAAAAGAAGGAGAACAAAAAGCTGCAAAAGATTTATTAAATCATTTGGAGGTAATAGATGAAAAGTAG
- a CDS encoding polyphosphate polymerase domain-containing protein gives MKKEPKFRHELKHYITYGDYLVIRQRLNVVAKHDRNANNHGRYKIRSLYFDNDDNKVLREKKDGIRCREKFRIRYYNEDLSFIKLEKKSKVNGLCLKESVRVTKEECEKIISGDIEWMKYIDQKLLNELYSKMQYQRIKPKTIVDYIREPFIYKMGNVRITFDSDIRTGINSTDFFDFDVPMIAHDIAYNNNTIILEVKFDEFLPDIISDVIQTNNREQTSFSKYAVCRNFG, from the coding sequence GTGAAAAAAGAACCTAAATTTAGACATGAATTGAAACACTACATAACATATGGTGATTATCTTGTGATAAGACAACGGTTAAATGTAGTTGCCAAACATGATAGAAATGCTAATAATCATGGTAGATATAAAATACGTAGTCTTTACTTTGATAATGATGATAATAAGGTACTTAGAGAAAAAAAAGATGGAATCAGATGTAGAGAAAAATTTAGAATCCGTTATTATAATGAAGATTTATCTTTTATAAAACTAGAGAAAAAAAGTAAAGTTAACGGGTTATGCTTAAAGGAGTCAGTTAGAGTAACAAAGGAAGAATGTGAAAAAATAATTTCTGGGGATATAGAGTGGATGAAATATATTGATCAAAAATTATTAAATGAATTATATAGTAAAATGCAGTACCAAAGGATAAAGCCTAAGACTATAGTTGATTATATAAGAGAACCTTTTATATATAAGATGGGTAATGTAAGAATTACTTTTGACAGTGATATAAGGACAGGAATAAATTCTACAGATTTTTTTGATTTTGATGTACCTATGATTGCTCACGATATTGCTTATAATAACAATACTATTATATTGGAAGTGAAATTTGATGAATTTCTTCCAGATATAATAAGTGATGTAATTCAAACGAATAATAGGGAACAAACATCATTTTCAAAATATGCGGTATGCAGAAATTTTGGATAA
- a CDS encoding elongator complex protein 3, giving the protein MKSRNVIIPIFIPQEGCPHKCVFCNQETISGEENRVTAKDVINTIEEYLTTINKENTIVEVSFFGGTFTGIPIEKQKELLSVAKEYKDNGLIDKIRMSTRPDYIDRKILEHLKKYDVDIIELGVQSLDEEVLRKSGRGHTIEDVYKASSLIKEYGITLGHQMMLGLPGDSFEKDIETTKKIIEMKPALCRIYPSLVIKNTPMEKMLNMGIYKPYALEEAIDICKVVYKMLVDNDIEIIRVGLQTTNEINYDGDIIDGPFHPAFRELVEGSIYCDIIKEGYIEGEGDIKIEINEKDLSKLYCNKKKYFNEIRNMIKEKVIVKINNDISRGEILISQGEKCRKMAIKKSKGLQ; this is encoded by the coding sequence ATGAAAAGTAGAAATGTAATAATACCTATTTTTATTCCACAGGAAGGGTGTCCACATAAATGTGTATTCTGTAATCAAGAAACTATTTCTGGGGAAGAGAATAGAGTTACAGCAAAAGATGTAATAAATACTATAGAGGAATATTTGACTACAATAAATAAAGAAAATACTATAGTAGAAGTGTCTTTTTTCGGAGGTACTTTTACAGGGATACCTATAGAGAAGCAGAAGGAACTTTTATCTGTAGCTAAAGAATATAAAGACAATGGATTAATAGACAAGATAAGAATGTCTACAAGACCAGACTATATAGATAGAAAAATTTTAGAACATTTAAAAAAATATGATGTAGACATAATAGAGTTAGGAGTTCAATCTTTAGATGAAGAAGTGCTAAGAAAGTCCGGAAGGGGACATACAATAGAAGATGTATATAAAGCTAGTAGTCTAATAAAAGAATATGGAATTACTTTGGGACATCAAATGATGTTAGGGTTACCGGGAGATTCTTTTGAGAAAGATATAGAAACAACAAAAAAGATAATAGAAATGAAACCTGCATTATGTAGAATTTATCCTTCATTAGTAATAAAAAATACTCCTATGGAAAAGATGCTTAATATGGGAATATATAAGCCATATGCATTGGAAGAAGCTATAGATATATGCAAAGTTGTTTATAAGATGTTAGTTGATAATGATATAGAGATAATAAGAGTAGGTTTACAAACTACTAATGAAATAAATTATGATGGAGACATAATAGATGGGCCATTTCATCCTGCATTTAGAGAATTAGTAGAAGGATCAATCTATTGTGATATCATAAAAGAAGGATATATAGAGGGAGAAGGAGATATAAAAATTGAAATAAATGAAAAAGATCTCTCAAAATTATATTGTAATAAGAAAAAGTATTTTAATGAAATTAGAAATATGATAAAGGAAAAAGTTATCGTAAAAATTAACAATGATATATCTAGAGGAGAAATACTAATAAGTCAAGGGGAAAAGTGTAGAAAAATGGCAATAAAAAAATCTAAAGGATTACAGTAA